AATTCCGATTTTTAATGATGAAGAAGTAATTTTCAAACTCATTGGTCGCTTAATTCCTGTAGTAAAATCATTTTCGTCTCAATATGAAATTCTTTTTATTGATGATGGAAGTTGGGACGAAACTTTTAATTTGTTGAAAAAATATCGGGCAAAAAACGATAAAATCAAAATCATAAAATTGAGTAAAAATTATGGACAATCTAATGCGATCACAGCCGGTTTGGACAATGCAAAAGGTAAAATTTTGGTAATCATGGATTCGGACTTACAGGACAAACCGGAGGATATTCCTATTTTGCTCGCTGCTCTCGAAGAAAATAATGTTCCTATGGTGATTGCAAAGTGGGAGAAACGAAAAACACAGTTTTGGAAAAGATGTGTAGCAAATTTGTTTTTCAGAATTTCCAATCTCATCACCGATATTCACCATCCGCCTAATCTCGGTGTGTTTAGAGCCTTTTACAAAATATTATACGATGAAAATATAAAAAATACTGATTATTCAGGAACAACTTTGAGCCAATTTTATAAGTTAAAATTTGATTATCAAATAGTTAATTTACAGCGGGATAGCAGATTTGCGGGGAATAGCGGATATAATCTAAAAAAAATGATAAAACTTGCTCTTGACAGAATAATTCCGCATTTACGATTAAAGTTCAAAACTAATGCTCGAAAACCGTTTTATAAAATTGAAAAAATTATAGGATGAAATTTGTGAAGAAAAAAGTAATTATTCTCGGTGGACTTGGTAATGGTTCCGTAATCGCAAGTGCTATCGCAGATGCAAACAGACGCGGATTTGAAGAAATTGAGTTTGCCGGATATCTAAATGATAGAAAATGCAAGGACGATCTTATCTCCGGTGATCCTGTTATCGGCAAACTTGGTGATGTGGATAAATTCGTCAAAGCCGGATATTTATTCATCAATACAATTTACAGGATTGATGGACAAAGAGAAAGGATTGACCTCTTCCATAATCTGAATATTCAGGCATACTCTCTTGCCACTTTTATCCACCCTACCGCATACGTTGCTCCGAATGTTGATTTGGCTCCGGGTGTGGTGATAATGCCCAATGTCAACATATCCCCTGATGTAAAGATCGGTAGGTGCAGTTTGATAATGGCTGGAGCAACTATCGGGCATAATTCCAAAATTGGAGATTATTGCCATCTTGCTGCCCAAAGTTGCATCAGTTCTTTTGTGAAAATTTCCGCAGGTGTTCATATCGGCTTGAATGCAACCGTGCGTGAAGGAATCCATATCAGGGAATTTTCAGCTCTCGGAATGGGCTCTGTGTTGGTTGAAGACATTCCTGAAAATGAAATTTGGGCTGGAAATCCAGCAAAATTTTTAAGAAAACCAAAATGAATTTAGCCACGAATAAATGAAAAACTGTCCACGAAACACACGGAAAAACACTGAATATGCTAAAAAAAATTCTTTGTGTTCTTTGTGTAAAAAAAATTCGAGCATTCGTGGCAAAAGAAAAAATGTCCGCGAAATACACGGAAAAACACTGAATATGCTAAAAAAAATTCTTTGTGTTCTTTGTGTAAAAAAAATTCGTGCATTCGTGGCAAAAGAAAAACTGTCCACGAAACACACGGAAAAAGACTGAATATGCTAAAAAAAAGTTTGTGCATTCGTGGCTAATAAAAAAAAGATGAAAAAAATCGCTATTCTTCAATCGAATTATATTCCCTGGAAGGGATATTTCCACATCCTCGAAAAAGCCGATCATTTTGTTTTCCTTGATTCGGTTCAATACACTTGCTGTGATTGGCGAAACCGTAATAAGATAAAAACTCCTTCCGGGACAATCTGGCTCACCGTGCCCACAAACGGAACTCAATCTATGAAAATTGATGAAGTGCAAATAGACAGCTCCAAAAATTGGCAGGAAAGGCACTTGAAATCTCTGCAAATGAGTTACGGAAAATGTGATTATTTTCATAAATATTTCGAACTAATCAAAAACATTCTGCAGACAGACTGGGAAAGTATCAGCGAATTAAATCAATTTTTAATTATGGAAATCTGTAAATATTTAAATATAAAAACAAAATTTTCCAACTCCACCGAATATAAATTGGAAAATGGAAAAAACGAGAAAATCATTTCAATCGTCAAGCAATTGGGGGGTACTCACTACGTAACCGGACCTGCTGCAAAATCATATATTATTCCCTTACTTTTTGAGGAAAATGGAATTACGCTTACATACATGGATTATTCTCATTATGGCGAATACAAACAACCTTGGGGAAAATTCGACCATCAAGTCTCTATTTTGGACTTGCTGTTTTGTGAAGGACCAAATTCGCCAAAATATATTTTTGGTAAAATACCCGCAAAGTGATGAAAATTCCATTTAACATTCCTTGCGTTTGGGGGGATGAGCAGAAAAATCTCAAAAACGTAATTGAGAGGCGAAAATTTTCCGGTAAGGGTAATTTCGTCCAAAAATCTTCTAATGAATTGAAAAACATTACGGGTGCAAAAGAAATTTTTTTTACACCTTCTTGCACCTCTGCTCTGGAAATGTGTTCTCTTCTTTTGAATATTCAATTAGGCGATGAAATTATTCTCCCTGCTTTTTCTCATGTGGCTTCTGCAAATCCATTCATTCAAAAGGGAGCAAAGATTGTTTGGTGTGATATTCGCAAAGATACAAAAAATATTGATGAAGTTTTGCTGGAAAGCTTGATCACAAAAAGAACAAAGGCGGTCGTAATAGTTCATTATGGAGGAGTTGCGTGTGAGATGGATAGAATCGTAAATATCTGCAAGCAAAATAATATATCACTGATCGAAGATGCGGCAATGGCAATTGGGGCAAAATACAAGGGAAAACCCTTAGGAAGTTTCGGTGATCTCGCAGTGATAAGTTTTCACGAAACAAAGAATATCCAATGTGGGGAGGGTGGGGTTTTGCTTGTAAATAATCCGAAGTTTTTTGAAAAAGCCGTCCGTCTTTACGATAGGGGAACCAATCGTAGAGAATTTGAAAATGGTAAAGCGGATTTTTATACATGGACGATGAGCAGTTCAAATTTTTTGATGCCGGAACTTACTGCTGCTTTTTTGTATTCTCAACTAATCCACTTGTCAGAGATTAATAGAAAGCGGTTGGAGGACTGGAAATTTTATTATGCGAGATTAGCCGATTTTCTACTCCCAAAGATGCTTCCGATTATTCCTAAAGATGTTGAGCCAAATGGGCATACGTTTTATCTTGTTTTATCATCTGAAAACGAGCGGAATAATCTGATAGAATATCTAAAAAGAGAAAACATCCAATCTGTTTTTCACTACATTCCACTTCATCATGCTCCTTTTTGGGAGGGAAAATATTCGCAAGTCAATCTTCAGGTTACAGATCGGATCAGCAAAACAATTATCAGACTTCCACTCTATTTCGAGATTAGAAAAGAAGAGATTGAAAAAATAATCTATCATTTAAGGCAATTTTTTGTAGAAAAATCATGATTTTTCGTCCAAATATATTTGAAACAAAATCCTTTCTATTTCTGCTCGCTTTATTTCTCTTTGCAATTTATTTTTCTCCTTATCTGATTCGTGGTAAGGATGCCTACATTCTGATTCACGATAATCTGAATCAAATAAATATGCAGGGAATTTTTGACGGGAAATTTAATACAAGTTTTTTTCCAAGTTCGTCAGTTCAGCATTATACTTTGCCTACAACTCCGATGATATTTCATCTTGCGCATCTCAAATTGGATAAACTTTTTTTTTCTTTTGATTATTTTTGGGGATTCGTTTTTAATGAGTTGTTCTATCGCCTTCTTTCATTCATCGGATTATTTTTTCTCCTGAAAAATTTTATATTCAAAAAAAAATTACCGGATTATTTTGCGCTCATTTTCTCATTTGCCTGGATTTCCTTACCTTTTTGGCCACAGGGAAATCTTTCAATATCAGGTATTCCACTCCTCTTGCTTGGTTTCATTTATATTTTCCAAAGGAGAAATTTGCTTCTTTCTTACTTGATCATATTCGTTTATTCCTGTTATTCAAACTTTTTCTTCGTGGGAATTTATCTGCTTTTCGCTCTTCTGATTTTAAATCTTTATCTTCTTTGGAAGGGGGAAAAAAATATTCACTTTTTGCTTGGTTCGACTCTGTTTTTGAGTTTATCACTTATTACTCATTTTCCTATTTTCTACAATCTATTCGTTCTAAAAATCCCCACAAACCGCATCGCCCAATCGCTAACAGAATATGATTTTATCGGTACTATAAAAAATACTATTTACATTTTTATTAACTCGAACAAACTTTCT
The nucleotide sequence above comes from Candidatus Cloacimonadota bacterium. Encoded proteins:
- a CDS encoding glycosyltransferase family 2 protein, yielding MLELSIIIPIFNDEEVIFKLIGRLIPVVKSFSSQYEILFIDDGSWDETFNLLKKYRAKNDKIKIIKLSKNYGQSNAITAGLDNAKGKILVIMDSDLQDKPEDIPILLAALEENNVPMVIAKWEKRKTQFWKRCVANLFFRISNLITDIHHPPNLGVFRAFYKILYDENIKNTDYSGTTLSQFYKLKFDYQIVNLQRDSRFAGNSGYNLKKMIKLALDRIIPHLRLKFKTNARKPFYKIEKIIG
- a CDS encoding NeuD/PglB/VioB family sugar acetyltransferase; this encodes MKKKVIILGGLGNGSVIASAIADANRRGFEEIEFAGYLNDRKCKDDLISGDPVIGKLGDVDKFVKAGYLFINTIYRIDGQRERIDLFHNLNIQAYSLATFIHPTAYVAPNVDLAPGVVIMPNVNISPDVKIGRCSLIMAGATIGHNSKIGDYCHLAAQSCISSFVKISAGVHIGLNATVREGIHIREFSALGMGSVLVEDIPENEIWAGNPAKFLRKPK
- a CDS encoding WbqC family protein, with the protein product MANKKKMKKIAILQSNYIPWKGYFHILEKADHFVFLDSVQYTCCDWRNRNKIKTPSGTIWLTVPTNGTQSMKIDEVQIDSSKNWQERHLKSLQMSYGKCDYFHKYFELIKNILQTDWESISELNQFLIMEICKYLNIKTKFSNSTEYKLENGKNEKIISIVKQLGGTHYVTGPAAKSYIIPLLFEENGITLTYMDYSHYGEYKQPWGKFDHQVSILDLLFCEGPNSPKYIFGKIPAK
- the rffA gene encoding dTDP-4-amino-4,6-dideoxygalactose transaminase gives rise to the protein MKIPFNIPCVWGDEQKNLKNVIERRKFSGKGNFVQKSSNELKNITGAKEIFFTPSCTSALEMCSLLLNIQLGDEIILPAFSHVASANPFIQKGAKIVWCDIRKDTKNIDEVLLESLITKRTKAVVIVHYGGVACEMDRIVNICKQNNISLIEDAAMAIGAKYKGKPLGSFGDLAVISFHETKNIQCGEGGVLLVNNPKFFEKAVRLYDRGTNRREFENGKADFYTWTMSSSNFLMPELTAAFLYSQLIHLSEINRKRLEDWKFYYARLADFLLPKMLPIIPKDVEPNGHTFYLVLSSENERNNLIEYLKRENIQSVFHYIPLHHAPFWEGKYSQVNLQVTDRISKTIIRLPLYFEIRKEEIEKIIYHLRQFFVEKS